The proteins below are encoded in one region of Paenibacillus sp. YYML68:
- the ilvA gene encoding threonine ammonia-lyase IlvA has protein sequence MTSNRIKLEDIMLASHLLKDVVHHTPLQKNFILSERYGCNVYLKREDLQVVRSFKIRGAYYRIRMLPEEQLVKGVVCASAGNHAQGVAYSCKALGIPGKIFMPTTTPRQKISQVKLFGGEQVEVVLTGDTFDDSLREALAYGEREGLSFIHPFDHPQVIAGQGTIGMELMADMREPVDFVFGGIGGGGMMSGVGTYVKGISPSTRVIGVETIGAPSMRQSIDAGSIVTLANIDKFVDGTAVKRVGELNYEIAREVVDDIVVVPEGKVCTTILELYNENAIVAEPAGALSVAALDLYREHIAGKNVVCIISGGNNDIDRMQEIKERSLIYEGLKHYFIVNFPQRAGALREFLEFVLGPNDDITRFEYTKKTSKENGPALVGIELKHKEDYGPLIGRMEERGLSVVEINKDPNLFNLLI, from the coding sequence ATGACATCTAATCGAATCAAGCTGGAGGACATCATGCTGGCGAGCCATCTGCTGAAGGATGTCGTCCATCATACGCCGCTACAAAAAAACTTCATCCTGTCTGAGCGGTACGGCTGCAACGTGTACTTGAAGCGCGAGGATCTGCAGGTCGTTCGCTCGTTCAAAATTCGCGGTGCGTACTATCGAATTCGTATGCTGCCCGAGGAGCAGCTGGTGAAGGGCGTCGTATGCGCGAGCGCCGGCAACCATGCCCAAGGGGTGGCGTACTCCTGCAAGGCGCTCGGCATACCGGGGAAGATCTTCATGCCAACGACGACGCCACGTCAAAAAATATCGCAGGTGAAGCTGTTCGGCGGCGAGCAGGTCGAGGTCGTGCTGACCGGAGATACGTTCGACGACTCGCTGCGCGAGGCGCTCGCCTACGGGGAACGGGAAGGGCTCTCCTTCATACATCCGTTCGACCATCCGCAGGTCATTGCCGGTCAAGGGACGATCGGCATGGAGCTGATGGCTGACATGCGCGAGCCGGTCGACTTCGTATTCGGCGGTATCGGCGGCGGCGGCATGATGTCGGGCGTCGGCACCTACGTGAAGGGCATCAGTCCTTCGACGCGCGTCATCGGCGTGGAGACGATTGGTGCGCCTTCGATGCGGCAATCGATTGATGCCGGGTCCATCGTGACGCTGGCGAACATCGACAAGTTCGTCGATGGCACGGCGGTGAAGCGGGTCGGCGAGCTGAACTATGAGATTGCGCGCGAGGTCGTGGACGACATTGTCGTCGTTCCCGAGGGGAAGGTGTGCACGACGATTCTCGAGCTGTACAATGAGAACGCGATCGTCGCCGAGCCAGCCGGCGCGCTGTCGGTCGCTGCGCTCGATCTGTATCGAGAGCATATCGCAGGTAAAAATGTAGTATGCATCATCAGCGGCGGCAACAACGACATTGATCGGATGCAGGAAATTAAGGAGCGCAGTCTGATCTACGAAGGGCTGAAGCATTACTTCATCGTCAACTTCCCGCAGCGAGCGGGTGCGCTCCGCGAATTTCTCGAATTCGTGCTCGGGCCTAACGATGACATTACGCGGTTCGAATATACGAAGAAGACGAGCAAGGAGAACGGTCCAGCGCTGGTCGGCATCGAGCTGAAGCATAAGGAAGACTACGGACCGCTGATCGGGCGTATGGAGGAGCGGGGACTATCGGTTGTTGAGATTAACAAGGATCCGAATTTGTTCAATTTGCTGATCTAG
- a CDS encoding PLP-dependent aminotransferase family protein, giving the protein MQFHVPFDSYCLRYATKSDALYYALKDGIVEGVWPRGTRLPSTRELAGQLSLSRGTVSAVYETLAAEGYVSSKVGQGTVIVYQSGVGRAEEPMARPELRLTAWASRLERLHGDAARAGGRAGVAGGTGDSLSTNVFEVTGASPCHASRPKTIDFSKGHTDMSLFPDSEWSKWMHTSVRASLHRTDDERSSRQQVTAQGSLSLREAIAAYLGRARGMRVKAEQVAIVHGSMQAIALIVQLMLEEGDAAVVETPGYSGIRRSIRAAGGRLLEGSLDEQGIVPADWDARLLFVTPSRQFPTGVVLSLERRQALLAWAARRGAVIVEDDYDSEFRHKGRSLEPLQVLDRDGRVIYVGSFTKTMPPGLRIGYAVLPERLVAPFVMGQSLYEPYPANALEQQALAAFMTSGGYERHLRRMKRVYSRRYEALSGLLSDRLVDRFEWVPSDAGLHLFGWWRGTEQAYIAYRDACRRRGVYWAETVVQEAGTEEARWGAYFHFSDVEEAEMREAIDRIVGMQGVN; this is encoded by the coding sequence ATGCAGTTCCATGTTCCATTCGATTCTTATTGTCTACGGTATGCAACGAAATCTGACGCACTGTATTATGCGTTGAAAGATGGGATCGTCGAGGGGGTGTGGCCCCGAGGGACGAGGCTACCGTCGACGAGGGAGCTGGCAGGGCAGCTGTCCCTGTCGCGCGGAACGGTGAGCGCCGTATATGAGACGCTCGCTGCCGAAGGCTATGTGAGCTCTAAGGTCGGTCAAGGTACCGTAATTGTGTATCAGAGTGGAGTTGGTCGTGCTGAAGAGCCGATGGCTCGTCCTGAGCTTCGGCTTACGGCTTGGGCGAGCAGGCTGGAGCGTCTGCACGGCGATGCTGCGAGAGCTGGCGGGCGTGCTGGAGTCGCCGGAGGTACAGGAGATTCCTTGTCTACTAATGTGTTTGAAGTTACCGGAGCCAGTCCGTGTCATGCCAGCCGTCCGAAGACGATCGACTTCTCTAAGGGACACACCGACATGAGCTTGTTTCCCGACTCCGAATGGAGCAAATGGATGCATACGTCCGTGCGTGCTTCGCTGCACCGTACGGATGATGAGAGGAGCAGCCGTCAGCAAGTGACGGCTCAAGGCAGTCTGAGCCTGCGCGAAGCGATTGCGGCTTATCTGGGGCGTGCAAGAGGGATGCGCGTCAAGGCTGAGCAGGTCGCGATCGTTCACGGGTCGATGCAGGCGATCGCTTTGATTGTGCAGCTCATGCTGGAGGAGGGGGACGCGGCTGTTGTCGAGACGCCGGGCTATTCCGGTATTCGCCGCTCCATACGCGCAGCGGGCGGACGACTGCTGGAGGGGAGTCTGGATGAACAGGGCATCGTCCCGGCCGATTGGGACGCACGTCTATTGTTCGTCACTCCTTCCCGTCAATTCCCGACCGGTGTTGTGCTCAGTCTGGAGCGACGGCAGGCGCTGCTCGCGTGGGCGGCACGCCGAGGTGCTGTCATCGTCGAGGATGACTATGACAGCGAGTTCCGCCATAAGGGGCGCAGCCTTGAGCCGCTGCAGGTGCTCGATCGGGACGGACGCGTCATCTACGTCGGCTCCTTCACGAAGACGATGCCGCCGGGCCTACGGATCGGGTATGCCGTGCTGCCAGAGCGGCTCGTCGCTCCGTTCGTGATGGGGCAGTCACTGTATGAGCCGTATCCGGCCAATGCGCTGGAGCAGCAGGCGCTGGCTGCTTTTATGACCAGCGGGGGCTACGAACGTCATCTGCGCCGCATGAAGCGCGTATACAGCCGTAGGTATGAGGCGCTGTCCGGCCTGCTGTCTGATCGGCTTGTCGATCGGTTCGAATGGGTGCCGAGCGACGCGGGGCTGCATCTGTTCGGCTGGTGGCGGGGAACGGAGCAGGCGTATATAGCCTACCGGGACGCGTGTCGGCGCAGAGGCGTGTACTGGGCAGAGACGGTGGTGCAGGAAGCTGGCACGGAGGAGGCGCGCTGGGGCGCTTACTTCCATTTCTCAGATGTGGAGGAGGCGGAGATGAGGGAGGCGATAGATCGAATAGTGGGTATGCAGGGAGTAAATTAA
- a CDS encoding aminotransferase class I/II-fold pyridoxal phosphate-dependent enzyme has protein sequence MNPLAQGLNDTINQENNHVYDMLSELGRQIYFPKVGILSQSAEAKAKAKKFNATIGTALENGQPMHLKVIQDTLSAYEPKDIYEYAPPAGKPELRAAWRAKMLEENPSLQGKSVGNPIATNALTHGLSIVADLFAGAGDAVVIPDKNWENYELTFGIRRGAELVYYPLYNEARRFNADGLRDALLAQKDKGKAIVVLNFPNNPTGYSPDAEEGKAIVEAIRDAAEAGVNVVAVTDDAYFGLFFEDSLQESLAGQLADLHPRVLSIKIDGATKEEYVWGFRVGFITYAGQSETMLAALEQKTMGIIRATISSGPHPSQTFVLHALQSPEFKAQKEEKFNIMKGRANRVKALLDSGKYGDVWEYYPFNSGYFMCLKLKTVTAEALRTHLLNQCGVGTIALGETDLRVAFSCIEEANIDELFDTIYQGVLDVQGVTAK, from the coding sequence ATGAATCCTCTTGCACAAGGATTGAACGACACGATTAATCAAGAGAACAACCACGTCTACGACATGCTGTCCGAGCTCGGACGCCAGATCTATTTCCCGAAGGTCGGCATTCTAAGCCAGTCGGCCGAAGCGAAGGCGAAGGCGAAGAAGTTCAATGCTACGATCGGCACTGCGCTCGAGAACGGCCAGCCGATGCACCTGAAGGTGATACAGGATACGCTGAGCGCTTATGAGCCGAAGGACATCTACGAGTACGCGCCGCCTGCGGGTAAGCCAGAGCTGCGCGCTGCTTGGCGTGCCAAGATGCTGGAGGAGAACCCTTCGCTGCAAGGCAAGAGCGTCGGCAATCCGATCGCTACGAACGCATTGACTCACGGCCTCAGCATTGTCGCTGACCTGTTCGCAGGAGCTGGTGATGCAGTCGTCATTCCGGATAAAAATTGGGAAAATTACGAGCTCACCTTCGGCATCCGCCGCGGTGCCGAGCTCGTCTACTACCCGCTATATAATGAAGCGCGCCGCTTCAACGCCGACGGACTGCGCGACGCACTGCTCGCCCAGAAGGATAAGGGCAAGGCGATCGTCGTGCTGAACTTCCCGAACAACCCGACCGGCTACTCGCCGGATGCAGAGGAGGGCAAGGCCATCGTTGAAGCGATCCGTGACGCAGCGGAGGCTGGCGTCAATGTTGTCGCTGTCACCGACGATGCCTACTTCGGCCTCTTCTTCGAGGATTCGCTGCAGGAATCGCTCGCCGGTCAGCTAGCCGATCTCCATCCGCGCGTACTGTCGATCAAGATCGACGGCGCGACGAAGGAAGAATATGTGTGGGGCTTCCGCGTCGGCTTCATCACGTACGCTGGACAGAGCGAGACGATGCTCGCCGCACTTGAGCAGAAGACGATGGGCATTATCCGCGCGACGATCTCGAGCGGACCGCACCCGTCGCAGACGTTCGTGCTGCACGCACTGCAGTCGCCCGAGTTCAAGGCGCAGAAGGAAGAGAAGTTCAACATCATGAAGGGCCGCGCGAACCGTGTGAAGGCGCTGCTGGACAGCGGCAAGTACGGAGATGTGTGGGAATATTATCCGTTCAACTCCGGCTACTTCATGTGCCTGAAGCTGAAGACCGTGACCGCCGAGGCGCTCCGCACTCACCTGCTCAACCAGTGCGGTGTAGGTACGATAGCCTTGGGCGAGACAGATCTTCGCGTCGCCTTCTCCTGCATCGAGGAAGCGAACATCGACGAGCTGTTCGATACGATCTACCAGGGCGTGCTCGATGTGCAGGGCGTTACAGCGAAGTAA
- a CDS encoding ABC transporter ATP-binding protein, whose translation MNVTCEQLTIEFGSVKAVDGLTVDFRSGELTALLGPSGCGKSTTLFALAGIYKPSRGEIRFDGRLMNQVEPEDREIGMVFQNYALYPHMTVLDNILFPLQMKKVPKQEARARAEAMAELVQIGQLLARKPRELSGGQQQRVAIARALVKEPRLLLLDEPLSNLDARLRLEMREEIRRIQQEVGITTVFVTHDQEEAMSIADRILLLEGGRLQQDASPQAMYREPANVFAAEFIGSPRMNMLGASLAEDGRTVVLTEDGAAAGAAVTVGVRPEHWTLAAVADDSTVAWATVELVETIGRDKLLRARLRGGAAIRLYVPEETDVQPGERLALAVRPGTAHVFDAASGVRLAGDYALAGGVPRP comes from the coding sequence GTGAATGTAACGTGTGAGCAATTAACGATCGAGTTCGGCTCTGTGAAGGCGGTCGACGGCTTGACCGTAGACTTCCGCAGCGGGGAGCTGACGGCGCTGCTCGGACCGAGCGGCTGCGGCAAGAGCACGACGCTGTTCGCGCTGGCTGGCATCTACAAGCCATCCCGGGGAGAGATCCGGTTCGACGGCAGGCTGATGAATCAGGTGGAGCCCGAGGACCGTGAGATCGGTATGGTGTTCCAAAATTATGCCCTATATCCGCATATGACCGTCCTTGACAATATATTATTTCCGCTGCAGATGAAGAAGGTGCCGAAGCAGGAAGCGCGAGCCCGTGCGGAAGCGATGGCCGAGCTCGTCCAGATCGGGCAGCTGCTCGCCCGCAAGCCGCGCGAGCTGTCGGGTGGGCAGCAGCAGCGCGTCGCCATCGCCCGCGCGCTCGTCAAGGAGCCGCGGCTGCTGCTGCTGGACGAGCCGCTGTCTAATCTCGATGCGCGGCTGCGCCTTGAGATGCGCGAGGAAATTCGCCGCATCCAGCAGGAGGTCGGCATCACGACCGTGTTCGTGACGCACGACCAGGAGGAGGCGATGAGCATCGCCGACCGCATCCTGCTACTGGAGGGCGGCAGGCTGCAGCAGGATGCGTCTCCGCAGGCGATGTATCGCGAGCCTGCGAACGTCTTCGCGGCCGAGTTCATCGGCTCGCCGCGGATGAATATGCTCGGCGCTTCACTCGCCGAGGACGGTCGCACCGTCGTCTTGACCGAAGACGGTGCTGCAGCTGGTGCGGCCGTCACGGTCGGCGTGCGGCCCGAGCATTGGACGCTGGCCGCGGTCGCAGACGACTCTACCGTCGCTTGGGCGACGGTAGAGCTCGTCGAGACGATCGGCCGCGATAAGCTGCTGCGCGCCCGCCTACGCGGCGGCGCGGCCATTCGGCTGTACGTCCCGGAGGAGACGGACGTACAGCCGGGCGAGCGCCTCGCGCTCGCCGTGCGCCCGGGCACCGCGCACGTGTTCGATGCGGCCAGCGGTGTTCGGCTGGCCGGCGACTACGCGCTGGCGGGAGGTGTGCCGCGCCCATGA
- a CDS encoding carbohydrate ABC transporter permease, with product MSKDSIAKAAAYVVLTAGSLSMLLPFVWMISTSLKLPSEVAAIPPVWLPSELNWSNYVTAWQAAPFGRYLLNSVVVVVLCTVGELVTAVLASYAFARLRFWGRETLFTLLLATLMVPEELLLIPNYMTLAQLGWIDRYEALVVPWLASVYAIFLLRQYMLGVPQQLYYAARIDGSTDRVFLWRVMVPLVRPALVTLALFKAIGSWNAFLWPLIMTNSEEMRTMPVGLTAFTTEMNTDYELMMAAATFIVLPMMVLYALLQRHIVEGISRGGLKG from the coding sequence ATGAGCAAGGACTCAATCGCAAAGGCTGCAGCATACGTCGTCTTGACGGCAGGAAGCTTGTCCATGCTGCTGCCGTTCGTGTGGATGATCTCCACCTCCCTGAAGCTTCCGTCTGAGGTAGCTGCGATACCGCCGGTCTGGCTTCCGTCGGAGCTCAATTGGAGCAATTATGTCACAGCCTGGCAAGCTGCGCCGTTCGGCCGATACTTGCTGAACAGCGTCGTCGTCGTCGTGCTATGCACCGTCGGCGAGCTCGTGACGGCTGTGCTGGCCAGCTACGCGTTCGCGAGGCTGCGGTTCTGGGGGAGGGAGACGCTGTTCACATTGCTGCTGGCGACGCTGATGGTGCCAGAGGAGCTGCTGCTCATCCCGAACTACATGACGCTCGCGCAGCTCGGCTGGATTGACCGCTATGAGGCGCTGGTCGTGCCGTGGCTTGCTTCGGTGTACGCCATTTTCTTATTGCGTCAATATATGCTGGGAGTGCCGCAGCAGCTGTATTACGCCGCGAGAATCGACGGCTCGACAGACCGGGTGTTTCTGTGGCGGGTGATGGTGCCTCTTGTCCGTCCCGCACTGGTGACGCTGGCGCTGTTCAAGGCGATCGGCTCCTGGAATGCGTTCCTGTGGCCGCTCATCATGACGAATTCCGAAGAGATGCGGACGATGCCCGTCGGCTTAACTGCCTTTACGACCGAGATGAATACCGACTACGAGCTGATGATGGCTGCGGCCACGTTCATTGTGCTGCCGATGATGGTGCTGTATGCCTTGCTGCAGCGACACATCGTGGAGGGCATCTCTAGAGGCGGGTTAAAGGGCTAA
- a CDS encoding pyridoxamine 5'-phosphate oxidase family protein translates to MRRIDSAIADQEELELFLADMSYGTLGTWGEDGWPELTPLNFVYDGGCIYFHGSRIGQKMSNLKAQPRVTFSVAKEYAIIPSYYLDPKLACPATAYFKSVLIKGTAQLVNELEEKALALAAFMRKLQPEGGYAPIDPADADYLPQLRATAIVKINVETMSAKFKFGQNLTEPKRESIMDGLARRGAELDHETMELMRKYCPHHRSQT, encoded by the coding sequence ATGCGAAGAATCGATTCAGCTATTGCGGACCAAGAGGAGCTCGAGCTATTCCTTGCCGATATGAGCTATGGAACGCTGGGCACATGGGGAGAGGATGGATGGCCGGAGCTGACGCCGCTTAACTTCGTGTACGACGGTGGCTGTATTTATTTTCACGGAAGTCGAATTGGACAGAAGATGTCCAACCTGAAGGCACAGCCGAGGGTGACGTTCTCCGTCGCCAAGGAGTACGCCATTATTCCGTCCTACTACTTGGACCCGAAGCTCGCCTGCCCCGCGACCGCCTACTTCAAATCGGTACTCATCAAGGGCACCGCGCAGCTCGTTAATGAGCTGGAGGAGAAGGCGCTGGCGCTGGCAGCGTTCATGCGCAAGCTGCAGCCTGAGGGCGGCTATGCGCCGATTGATCCTGCAGACGCAGACTACCTTCCGCAGCTCCGGGCCACGGCTATCGTCAAGATTAACGTAGAGACAATGTCCGCCAAGTTCAAGTTCGGTCAAAATTTGACCGAACCGAAACGCGAGAGCATCATGGACGGCCTCGCACGGCGGGGCGCGGAGCTCGATCACGAGACGATGGAGCTGATGAGGAAATATTGCCCACACCATCGCTCACAGACGTAA
- a CDS encoding ABC transporter substrate-binding protein: MNKQLSVMLLAAAVAVSATGCSGEGSAPGEQKAEKEAPKGIQTTLEGKEVEIEFWHAMAGEQQKALQKITDDFTAKHSNIKVKLVAQGNYTDLQQKLTAAAKAKTSPTLSQTYEDWNTEFIANDIVADLTPYVNDPKYGWKKEELEDIAKVFRDNNMWDERYYSMPFNKSTNVLFYNKTLLDKAGVKVPTTWDELKEAAAKLTQPKPDGQGRIIGMGFENSIGMDLHAYVLQAGGHYILEHELKLQLTKPEANEALTFLHSFIKDGTGRTAGEDKFMSEPFGRGDVAMYVGSSAGMTFVDKGVAGKFEWGVAPLVKGKAAAAVIQGTNVSVFDIATEEQKLAAWEYIKFLINTDNTAYWAMKTGYLPVRKSAEESPAYKEYLALNPKQGVAATQLKDGFFYTRLLGSSAVKNIVMKEVENVFLGKKFVHQALEDAEKAGNEELQKAKAAAGK; encoded by the coding sequence ATGAACAAGCAATTATCCGTCATGCTGCTTGCCGCTGCTGTCGCTGTAAGCGCGACGGGCTGCAGTGGCGAAGGAAGCGCACCGGGAGAGCAGAAGGCCGAGAAGGAAGCACCGAAGGGCATTCAGACGACGCTGGAGGGCAAGGAAGTTGAGATCGAGTTCTGGCATGCAATGGCCGGCGAGCAGCAGAAGGCACTTCAAAAAATTACGGATGATTTCACAGCCAAGCATTCCAATATTAAGGTGAAGCTGGTCGCGCAAGGCAACTATACCGACCTGCAGCAGAAGCTGACGGCCGCAGCGAAGGCGAAGACGTCGCCGACGCTGTCGCAGACGTATGAGGACTGGAACACGGAGTTCATTGCCAACGACATCGTCGCTGATCTGACACCATATGTGAACGATCCGAAGTATGGCTGGAAGAAGGAAGAGCTTGAGGACATCGCCAAGGTGTTCCGCGACAACAATATGTGGGATGAGCGCTATTACTCCATGCCTTTTAACAAATCAACGAATGTGCTGTTCTACAATAAGACATTGCTGGACAAGGCGGGCGTGAAGGTGCCGACTACTTGGGACGAGCTGAAGGAAGCGGCGGCGAAGCTGACACAGCCGAAGCCGGACGGCCAAGGGCGCATCATCGGGATGGGCTTCGAGAACTCGATTGGCATGGACCTGCATGCCTATGTGCTGCAGGCGGGTGGTCATTACATTCTGGAGCACGAGCTCAAGCTGCAGCTGACGAAGCCGGAGGCGAACGAAGCGCTGACGTTCCTGCACAGCTTCATTAAGGACGGCACTGGTCGCACAGCTGGAGAAGACAAGTTCATGTCCGAGCCGTTCGGACGCGGTGACGTCGCGATGTATGTCGGCTCTTCTGCTGGCATGACGTTCGTCGACAAGGGTGTTGCCGGCAAGTTCGAGTGGGGCGTTGCTCCGCTGGTGAAGGGTAAGGCGGCGGCTGCCGTCATCCAGGGAACGAACGTGTCTGTCTTCGACATTGCGACCGAGGAGCAGAAGCTGGCGGCGTGGGAATATATCAAGTTCTTGATCAACACGGACAATACGGCTTACTGGGCGATGAAGACGGGCTATCTGCCTGTACGGAAGTCGGCTGAGGAGTCCCCGGCCTACAAGGAGTACCTCGCGCTGAATCCGAAGCAAGGCGTAGCGGCAACCCAGCTGAAGGACGGCTTCTTCTATACTCGTCTGCTCGGCTCGTCAGCGGTAAAGAACATCGTGATGAAGGAAGTCGAGAACGTCTTCCTCGGCAAGAAGTTCGTGCATCAAGCGCTGGAGGATGCGGAGAAGGCAGGCAACGAGGAGCTGCAGAAGGCGAAGGCGGCTGCAGGGAAGTAG
- the glsA gene encoding glutaminase A: MTNEAQWQHITAQLPLWLAKSRSEAQHGRPASYIPELAHAPADALGAVILSADGRKLEAGDSSYVFTLQSISKVFTLLLALMDQGEERVFRKVGMEPTGDDFNSMLKLELVEPGIPFNPLINAGAITVTSLIAGQTPTERTSRVLAFFRELTGDPALTYNETVYASEKATAHRNRSLAYFLKDNDVLDADVEETLDVYFKHCSIEADCSHLARLALVLALNGKDPHTGRELVPRRYVQIAKSFMITCGMYNASGEFAIQVGLPAKSGVAGGILALVPGRYGIGVVGPALNDKGNSVAGVHLLRTMSEAMDWSIF; this comes from the coding sequence ATGACGAATGAAGCGCAATGGCAGCACATAACCGCACAGCTTCCCCTGTGGCTCGCCAAGAGCCGCAGCGAAGCGCAGCATGGCCGTCCGGCCAGCTACATCCCCGAGCTCGCCCACGCCCCGGCAGACGCGCTCGGCGCAGTCATCCTGAGCGCCGACGGACGGAAGCTGGAGGCTGGAGACAGCAGCTACGTGTTCACGCTGCAGAGCATCTCGAAGGTGTTCACCCTACTGCTTGCGCTCATGGACCAAGGCGAGGAGCGTGTATTCCGCAAGGTCGGCATGGAGCCGACGGGCGACGATTTCAACTCGATGCTGAAGCTGGAGCTGGTCGAGCCGGGCATTCCGTTCAACCCGCTCATTAACGCGGGAGCGATTACGGTCACCTCGCTCATTGCCGGACAGACGCCAACGGAGAGAACGAGCCGCGTGCTTGCTTTTTTCCGCGAGCTGACGGGTGACCCGGCCTTGACCTACAACGAGACGGTCTATGCTTCGGAGAAAGCAACCGCGCACCGCAACCGTTCGCTCGCTTACTTCCTGAAGGATAACGACGTGCTGGACGCCGATGTGGAGGAGACGCTGGACGTGTACTTCAAGCATTGCTCGATCGAGGCGGACTGCAGTCACCTGGCACGTCTTGCCCTCGTGCTGGCGCTGAACGGCAAGGACCCGCACACCGGGCGTGAGCTCGTGCCGCGCAGATATGTGCAGATCGCGAAGTCGTTCATGATTACGTGCGGCATGTACAACGCGTCGGGCGAATTCGCGATACAGGTCGGTCTGCCTGCGAAGAGCGGCGTCGCCGGCGGCATTCTGGCGCTCGTGCCGGGTCGATACGGCATCGGTGTCGTCGGACCGGCGCTGAATGACAAGGGCAACAGCGTAGCAGGCGTTCACTTGCTCCGTACGATGTCGGAGGCGATGGACTGGAGCATTTTTTAA
- the kduI gene encoding 5-dehydro-4-deoxy-D-glucuronate isomerase, whose translation MEIRYATNPTEVKAYDTNRLRQEFLIEQLFVPGELKLVYSHVDRFITGGAIPTTAPIKLEADRHDMGADFFLERREIGIINVGATGIVSVDGTDYELASKDCLYVGLGNKDVIFKSQDPANPARFYLSSTPAHKNYPTQKVAISEAEPAHLGSITNSNERTIYKYIHQNGVQSCQLVMGMTLLKPGNMWNTMPCHTHNRRSEVYFYFDMPEDGVVFHLMGEPTETRHVVVRNEQAIISPSWSIHSGVGTSNYTFIWAMAGENQEFSDMDHVAMQDLK comes from the coding sequence ATGGAAATCCGTTACGCAACGAACCCAACCGAAGTGAAAGCTTACGACACGAACCGTCTTCGCCAAGAGTTCCTGATCGAGCAGCTGTTCGTGCCAGGCGAGCTGAAGCTCGTGTACAGCCACGTCGACCGCTTCATTACAGGCGGTGCGATTCCAACGACTGCCCCAATCAAGCTGGAGGCTGACCGCCATGACATGGGCGCGGACTTCTTCCTCGAGCGCCGCGAGATCGGCATCATCAATGTCGGTGCTACGGGTATCGTGTCCGTAGACGGCACGGATTATGAGCTGGCAAGCAAGGATTGCCTGTACGTTGGCCTTGGCAACAAGGACGTGATCTTCAAGAGTCAGGACCCTGCTAACCCTGCGCGCTTCTACCTGAGCTCCACACCAGCGCATAAGAACTATCCGACGCAGAAGGTCGCGATCAGCGAGGCGGAGCCTGCGCACCTCGGCTCGATCACGAACTCGAACGAGCGCACCATCTACAAGTACATCCATCAGAACGGCGTGCAAAGCTGCCAGCTCGTCATGGGTATGACGCTGCTGAAGCCGGGCAACATGTGGAACACGATGCCTTGCCACACGCACAACCGCCGCTCCGAGGTGTACTTCTACTTCGATATGCCAGAGGATGGCGTCGTATTCCATCTGATGGGCGAGCCAACGGAGACGCGCCATGTAGTCGTGCGCAATGAGCAAGCAATCATCAGCCCGAGCTGGTCGATTCACAGCGGCGTAGGCACGAGTAACTACACGTTCATTTGGGCGATGGCTGGCGAGAACCAGGAGTTCTCCGACATGGACCATGTGGCGATGCAGGACTTGAAGTAA
- a CDS encoding carbohydrate ABC transporter permease — translation MKERPTLRSTLHAWLYLTPAFAILGVFTLYPIVKAFDVSLYTKYNYFKNIVYERGFDNYVAIVHDPLFWLSLRNTFILVLGTVPVTIAISLFIAVLLTSSIKGRAFFRSVYFLPVVTSVIAISMVWRWMYHTDYGLINAMLGSLGVSPIGWLTSPDWAMPSLIILCIWKGLGYNIIIFLAGLQSIDRSMYIAARMDGARSWQRFWRITVPLLSPTTFYIAIVSVIVSFKVFDEVFALFGGLGGHAGPGRSAMTIVYYIFEKFYSESKYGMAAAASYVLLGVTLLFTLLQMYIGRKRVHY, via the coding sequence ATGAAGGAACGCCCGACGCTGCGCTCCACGCTCCATGCCTGGCTGTATCTTACGCCGGCGTTCGCGATACTCGGCGTGTTCACGCTGTATCCGATCGTCAAGGCGTTCGATGTCAGCCTGTACACCAAGTACAACTACTTCAAGAATATCGTCTACGAACGCGGCTTCGATAATTACGTAGCGATCGTGCACGATCCGCTGTTCTGGCTGTCCCTTCGCAACACGTTCATCCTCGTGCTCGGGACGGTTCCGGTGACGATTGCCATCTCGCTGTTCATCGCGGTGCTGCTGACGTCCTCGATCAAGGGACGCGCCTTCTTCCGCTCTGTCTATTTTCTCCCTGTCGTTACCAGTGTGATCGCGATCTCGATGGTATGGCGCTGGATGTACCATACGGATTACGGGCTCATCAACGCGATGCTCGGCTCGCTTGGCGTGTCACCGATCGGTTGGCTGACGAGCCCGGACTGGGCGATGCCGTCGCTGATTATTTTGTGCATATGGAAGGGTCTTGGGTATAACATCATCATCTTTCTCGCGGGGCTGCAGAGCATTGACCGCAGCATGTATATAGCTGCACGCATGGATGGCGCAAGGAGCTGGCAGCGCTTCTGGCGCATCACCGTGCCGCTCTTGTCGCCGACGACGTTCTACATCGCCATCGTCTCGGTTATCGTGTCGTTCAAGGTGTTCGATGAGGTGTTCGCGCTGTTCGGCGGATTAGGCGGTCATGCAGGCCCAGGTCGGAGTGCGATGACGATCGTGTACTATATATTCGAAAAGTTCTACAGCGAGTCCAAGTACGGCATGGCGGCGGCCGCCTCCTACGTACTGCTTGGCGTAACGCTGCTGTTCACACTGCTGCAAATGTACATCGGACGCAAGCGTGTCCATTATTAA